One window of the Pedobacter ginsengisoli genome contains the following:
- a CDS encoding Lrp/AsnC ligand binding domain-containing protein: MLKKETQNLEIDNLDIDILKQLMHDATKPYTEIAKDLIVSGGTIHVRMKKLQEMGIIKGSHLIIDPQKAGYDITAFLGIYLEKGIQYKDAVEQLSKIKEVVELHYTTGAYSMFAKIICRDTSHLRHVLNEEIQAVSGIQRTETLISLEESIKRQIEL, from the coding sequence ATGCTTAAAAAAGAAACCCAAAATTTAGAAATTGATAACCTGGATATTGATATCTTAAAGCAACTGATGCATGACGCCACTAAACCTTATACAGAAATAGCTAAGGACCTGATTGTTTCGGGTGGAACAATACATGTTCGCATGAAAAAACTTCAGGAAATGGGCATCATTAAAGGATCACATCTTATTATTGATCCCCAAAAAGCAGGGTACGATATCACCGCCTTTCTTGGGATTTATCTTGAAAAAGGGATACAATATAAAGATGCTGTAGAGCAGTTAAGTAAAATTAAAGAAGTTGTAGAACTTCATTATACTACCGGGGCTTACAGTATGTTCGCCAAGATCATCTGTCGGGACACAAGCCATCTAAGACATGTATTGAACGAAGAAATTCAGGCTGTATCTGGCATACAACGTACAGAAACCTTAATCTCACTGGAAGAGAGCATCAAAAGACAGATTGAACTGTAA
- a CDS encoding Tex family protein, translating into MSNHSTIIAAELAVAEKQVIATIELLDEGATVPFISRYRKEMTGSLDEVQVAAIRDRFQQLRELDKRREAILKALAALDKLTPELEAKINAAANIATIEDIYLPYKPKRKTRASEARKKGLEPLAIAILEQGKEDPELEAGKFLSDELGVSSTEEALAGARDIIAEIVNENIDARISMRKYFQNNATFKSTLVKGKEEAGIKYKDYFDWKEPLKSAPSHRVLAMRRGENEDILKLEALPEEDGAIQILEKQFVKSNNGNSAQVKLAIQDSYKRLLGPAMETEIRNLSKEKADEEAIRVFAENARQLLLAAPLGQKNVLAIDPGFRTGCKVVCLDKQGKLLENTAIYPHNGQRGALEGAETIKKLCAKHHIEAIAIGNGTAGRETEVFIRGLAIADVVVVMVSENGASIYSASEVAREEFPTQDITVRGAVSIGRRLMDPLAELVKIDPKSIGVGQYQHDVDQNKLQASLDDTVMSCVNAVGVELNTASKQVLAYVSGLGPQLAQNIVSYRNEHGAFKNRESLKKVPRLGDKAFEQAAGFLRIRDAEHVLDTSGVHPERYALVNKMARDLSCSVAQLMKDAELRKQIKLQQYVSDEIGLPTLNDIMSELAKPGRDPREQFEVFSFTEGVNGIDDLKIGMKLPGIVTNITNFGAFVDIGVHQDGLVHTSQLSNKFVSNANDIVKVHQKVEVTVVEVDVARKRISLSMKTEASAPKPQPKKTDQKHNNFKKQVNPSKPDQHRKPAKPQNNNGGTKKEKPLPEGDLQLKLEALKNMFK; encoded by the coding sequence ATGAGTAATCACTCTACAATAATCGCTGCTGAACTCGCAGTAGCGGAAAAGCAGGTTATCGCTACTATTGAATTACTGGATGAAGGCGCAACTGTTCCCTTTATTTCGCGTTACCGCAAGGAGATGACAGGGAGTTTGGACGAGGTTCAGGTTGCGGCCATCCGCGACCGGTTTCAGCAGCTCCGCGAGCTTGATAAGCGTAGAGAAGCAATTCTAAAAGCACTTGCTGCACTTGATAAATTAACTCCGGAGCTTGAGGCTAAGATAAATGCAGCAGCAAACATTGCCACCATTGAGGATATTTACCTTCCATATAAGCCCAAACGTAAAACCAGAGCATCCGAAGCTCGTAAGAAAGGCCTGGAGCCTCTTGCTATTGCCATACTTGAACAGGGGAAAGAAGATCCTGAGCTAGAGGCTGGCAAATTCCTTAGTGATGAACTTGGCGTATCTTCAACAGAAGAAGCATTGGCCGGAGCACGAGATATTATTGCAGAAATTGTAAATGAGAACATTGATGCCAGAATATCAATGAGAAAATACTTTCAAAATAATGCTACGTTTAAATCTACTTTGGTTAAGGGTAAGGAAGAAGCCGGGATTAAATACAAGGATTATTTTGATTGGAAGGAACCTCTTAAGTCAGCCCCGTCTCATAGGGTTCTTGCGATGCGTAGAGGTGAAAATGAAGATATCTTAAAGCTTGAAGCATTGCCAGAAGAAGATGGTGCAATCCAGATTCTGGAAAAACAATTTGTAAAAAGCAATAATGGCAATTCTGCACAGGTTAAACTGGCTATACAAGACAGTTATAAACGGTTGCTTGGGCCGGCAATGGAAACTGAGATTCGCAATCTTTCAAAAGAAAAGGCAGATGAAGAAGCAATACGTGTATTTGCAGAGAATGCAAGACAATTGCTGCTTGCTGCACCACTTGGGCAAAAGAATGTACTGGCAATTGATCCGGGATTCCGTACCGGTTGCAAAGTTGTTTGCCTGGATAAACAAGGAAAATTACTAGAAAATACTGCCATATATCCGCACAACGGTCAAAGAGGTGCATTAGAGGGGGCTGAAACTATTAAAAAACTATGCGCTAAACATCATATTGAAGCCATAGCTATAGGAAATGGAACAGCAGGAAGGGAGACTGAAGTATTTATCCGCGGATTAGCTATTGCAGATGTTGTGGTGGTGATGGTAAGTGAAAATGGAGCATCTATCTATTCGGCTTCTGAGGTTGCAAGAGAAGAGTTCCCAACTCAGGATATTACTGTAAGAGGAGCTGTTTCAATTGGCCGCCGTTTGATGGATCCATTAGCAGAACTAGTTAAAATAGATCCTAAGTCAATTGGGGTAGGGCAATACCAGCATGATGTTGATCAGAATAAGCTACAGGCCTCTTTGGATGATACTGTAATGAGTTGTGTGAATGCAGTAGGGGTAGAGCTAAATACGGCGTCTAAACAAGTTCTTGCATACGTATCCGGCCTTGGGCCGCAACTTGCACAAAACATTGTAAGCTATCGTAATGAGCATGGTGCATTTAAAAACAGGGAAAGCCTTAAAAAGGTACCTCGTTTAGGCGATAAGGCATTTGAACAGGCTGCCGGATTTTTAAGAATTAGAGATGCTGAGCATGTGTTGGATACCAGTGGTGTTCACCCTGAGCGTTATGCTTTGGTTAATAAAATGGCCAGAGATCTAAGCTGTAGTGTTGCTCAACTTATGAAAGATGCAGAGTTAAGAAAGCAGATCAAACTTCAGCAATATGTAAGTGACGAAATAGGTTTGCCAACTTTAAATGACATTATGAGTGAGCTTGCGAAACCAGGAAGGGACCCACGTGAGCAATTTGAAGTATTTAGTTTTACCGAAGGTGTTAATGGAATTGATGATCTGAAGATTGGAATGAAACTACCAGGTATTGTAACTAATATTACCAATTTCGGAGCTTTTGTGGATATAGGTGTTCATCAGGATGGCCTGGTGCATACCAGTCAGCTTTCAAATAAGTTTGTATCCAATGCTAATGATATTGTTAAGGTGCATCAGAAAGTAGAAGTTACTGTAGTTGAGGTTGATGTTGCAAGAAAAAGGATTTCTTTATCAATGAAAACAGAAGCATCAGCTCCTAAACCTCAGCCTAAAAAGACTGATCAAAAGCATAATAATTTTAAAAAACAAGTAAATCCCAGTAAGCCGGATCAGCATAGAAAACCTGCAAAGCCTCAGAATAACAACGGCGGCACCAAAAAGGAAAAACCGCTGCCGGAAGGAGATTTACAATTGAAACTTGAAGCATTGAAAAATATGTTTAAATAA
- a CDS encoding pyruvate dehydrogenase complex E1 component subunit beta yields MREIQFREALREALSEEMRKNENIFLMGEEVAQYNGAYKVSQGMLDEFGDKRIIDTPIAELGFAGIGIGAAMNGLVPIIEFMTFNFSLVAIDQIINGAAKMLSMSGGQFSVPIVFRGPTGNAGQLGAQHSQNFENWYANCPGLKVVVPSTPYEAKGLLKQSILDPDPVIFMESEVMYGDKGEVPEGEYYIPLGKANVVKEGTDVTIVTFGKMLSRVVNPAVEELTKEGVSVEVIDLRTVRPIDYATIIESVKKTNRLVIVEEAWPLASISSEIAFNVQKNAFDYLDAPVLRITCADVPLPYAPTLIAASLPNAEKVVKAVKEVMYAAK; encoded by the coding sequence ATGAGAGAGATTCAATTTAGAGAAGCTTTACGTGAAGCCTTAAGTGAAGAAATGCGTAAAAACGAAAACATTTTTTTGATGGGCGAAGAAGTTGCACAATATAATGGTGCATACAAAGTTAGTCAGGGAATGTTGGATGAATTTGGCGACAAACGCATTATCGACACGCCTATAGCTGAGTTGGGCTTTGCTGGTATCGGTATTGGTGCAGCGATGAACGGATTGGTTCCAATCATAGAGTTTATGACTTTTAACTTCTCTCTGGTTGCTATAGATCAGATTATTAACGGTGCAGCAAAAATGTTGTCTATGAGCGGTGGCCAATTTTCTGTGCCTATCGTATTTCGTGGGCCAACAGGAAACGCAGGTCAGTTAGGTGCTCAGCACTCTCAGAACTTTGAGAACTGGTATGCAAACTGTCCAGGCTTAAAAGTTGTAGTTCCATCTACTCCTTACGAAGCAAAAGGTCTACTTAAACAATCTATTCTTGATCCGGATCCTGTTATTTTTATGGAGTCTGAGGTTATGTATGGCGATAAAGGAGAAGTTCCTGAAGGCGAATATTACATTCCACTAGGTAAAGCAAATGTTGTAAAAGAAGGTACAGACGTGACTATCGTAACTTTTGGCAAAATGCTTAGCCGCGTAGTTAACCCTGCTGTAGAAGAATTAACTAAAGAAGGTGTTAGTGTTGAAGTAATTGACTTACGTACTGTTCGTCCTATCGATTACGCAACTATCATTGAATCTGTTAAGAAAACAAATCGTTTGGTAATTGTTGAAGAGGCGTGGCCATTGGCTTCTATCTCTTCTGAAATTGCATTTAATGTCCAAAAAAATGCGTTCGATTATCTTGATGCTCCGGTATTGCGTATCACTTGTGCGGATGTACCATTGCCTTATGCACCAACTCTTATTGCAGCTAGCTTACCTAACGCAGAAAAGGTAGTTAAAGCCGTAAAAGAAGTTATGTACGCAGCAAAATAA
- a CDS encoding amidohydrolase family protein, protein MKGKGLMTMNKYMLTVMLWAIGINCFAQANISPAKPQTKKTIVMGAKLHVGNGKVIDNSYLIFDKGKITGVGDATVARINMSDATIINANDKHIYPGFIAPITNLGLIEISAVKATLDYSEIGDFNPHIRALVAYNTDSKVPATIRSNGVLMAQITPQGGTISGSSSVVQLDAWNWEDAAIKKDDAMHLNWPVTPKFKNTGNRAAVSVDALKERTKTILNSLDQFFTEAKAYAETDKPAVINTRFAAMKHLFDGSQRLFISVAGEKDIIAAIKFAQKYGITPVIVGGDEAYLITAFLKENNIAVIVNEPHSLPDSDDSDVNMPYKNAGVLANAGVEVVMSMQSYWQLRNLPFMAGTIAAWGLDKEKALQTITLNTAKVLGIDKIAGSLEIGKDATFFISAGDALDMKSNKVEQAFIQGRDINLDNLHKQLDKKFSDKYKN, encoded by the coding sequence ATGAAAGGGAAGGGACTCATGACCATGAATAAATACATGCTAACAGTAATGTTATGGGCTATTGGCATTAATTGCTTTGCACAAGCTAATATTTCGCCGGCAAAACCCCAGACTAAAAAAACTATTGTTATGGGCGCTAAACTTCATGTTGGTAATGGAAAGGTAATTGACAACAGCTACCTCATTTTTGATAAGGGTAAAATTACGGGTGTTGGAGACGCAACTGTTGCACGTATTAACATGAGTGACGCAACAATAATTAATGCAAATGATAAACACATTTACCCAGGTTTTATTGCCCCAATTACTAACCTGGGCTTAATTGAGATCAGCGCTGTTAAAGCCACGCTTGATTATAGTGAAATTGGTGATTTCAACCCCCACATTAGGGCTTTGGTTGCTTATAACACAGATTCTAAGGTGCCGGCTACTATAAGAAGCAATGGTGTTTTAATGGCTCAGATCACCCCACAGGGAGGTACTATATCCGGCAGCTCATCAGTAGTGCAGCTTGATGCCTGGAACTGGGAAGATGCCGCGATTAAAAAGGATGATGCTATGCATTTAAACTGGCCTGTAACACCAAAATTCAAAAATACAGGCAACAGAGCAGCCGTTTCGGTAGATGCACTTAAAGAACGCACTAAAACCATCTTAAATTCCCTTGATCAGTTTTTTACTGAAGCAAAAGCCTATGCAGAAACTGACAAACCAGCAGTTATAAATACAAGATTTGCTGCAATGAAACATCTATTTGATGGCAGTCAGCGATTGTTTATTAGCGTAGCAGGAGAAAAAGACATTATTGCTGCAATTAAGTTTGCCCAAAAATATGGCATTACCCCTGTTATTGTAGGCGGCGATGAGGCTTATTTAATTACTGCTTTCTTAAAGGAAAACAATATTGCGGTTATAGTGAATGAACCGCATTCGCTTCCCGATTCTGATGATAGCGATGTAAATATGCCTTATAAAAATGCCGGAGTTCTGGCTAATGCTGGCGTTGAGGTTGTAATGAGTATGCAGAGCTACTGGCAGCTAAGAAACCTTCCATTTATGGCAGGAACTATCGCTGCATGGGGCCTGGATAAGGAAAAGGCTTTACAAACCATTACATTAAATACAGCAAAAGTATTAGGAATAGATAAAATTGCCGGGAGTTTAGAGATTGGTAAAGATGCTACTTTTTTTATTTCGGCTGGTGATGCTCTTGATATGAAAAGCAATAAGGTTGAGCAGGCCTTTATTCAGGGCAGAGACATTAACCTCGATAATCTGCACAAGCAGCTTGATAAAAAGTTTAGTGATAAATATAAGAACTGA